The Desulfobacterales bacterium genome includes a region encoding these proteins:
- a CDS encoding CsgG/HfaB family protein, with translation MVLILILGLLGSGCAAGRHTASYQRGEVDLALVGQIAVLPFANNTSDRYSARRVRELVGTQILAMGLFDMVDNTIVDSKLAEEAIEADDPIDPAILKRLGQRLNVEAFLLGSVDQYEKTRKGTYQFPEVALTLRLVAADSGTILYQASGYRSGETLSARLLGIEPRDQYQVTVALINDLLAEIR, from the coding sequence TTGGTACTGATACTGATACTGGGGCTGCTTGGGTCGGGATGCGCCGCCGGCAGGCACACGGCAAGCTATCAGCGGGGGGAGGTGGACCTGGCCCTGGTCGGACAGATAGCCGTACTGCCGTTTGCCAATAATACCAGCGACAGGTATTCCGCCCGGCGGGTCCGGGAACTGGTCGGCACCCAGATTCTGGCCATGGGTCTTTTCGACATGGTGGACAACACCATTGTTGACAGCAAGTTGGCTGAGGAGGCGATCGAGGCCGATGATCCCATTGATCCGGCGATCTTGAAGCGCCTTGGCCAGCGCCTCAATGTGGAGGCGTTTCTCCTGGGCTCGGTCGACCAGTATGAAAAGACCAGAAAAGGCACCTACCAGTTCCCGGAGGTGGCCCTTACCCTGCGGCTGGTGGCGGCCGATTCCGGCACTATTCTATACCAGGCCAGCGGCTACCGGAGCGGCGAGACGCTTTCCGCCAGACTCCTGGGGATTGAGCCCCGTGACCAGTACCAGGTCACGGTGGCATTGATCAATGATCTTCTGGCAGAGATACGGTAA